A single genomic interval of Streptomyces graminofaciens harbors:
- the cobF gene encoding precorrin-6A synthase (deacetylating), which produces MRKIHVIGIGAGDPEQLTLQAVRALSGTDVFFVLDKGDVKSDLTQLRRDILDAHLPQGSYRVVEARDPERDRTAGGAAYSPAVGDWRSARADIYERLIAEELGEEESGAFLVWGDPALYDSTLGILEEVLERGAVAFTYEVVPGISSVSALVARHRTGLNRVARPVQITTGRRLAEGFPEGVDDVVVMLDAHQTFRRYADQDIDIYWGAYIGTPDEILASGPIAETAPRIERLRAEARERKGWIMDTYLLRRHPEG; this is translated from the coding sequence GTGCGAAAGATTCATGTCATCGGTATCGGGGCGGGCGACCCCGAGCAGCTGACGCTGCAGGCGGTCAGGGCGCTGAGCGGCACGGACGTGTTCTTCGTCCTCGACAAGGGCGACGTGAAGTCGGACCTCACCCAGTTGCGCCGGGACATTCTGGACGCGCACCTACCGCAGGGGTCGTACCGCGTGGTCGAGGCCCGCGACCCCGAGCGGGACCGCACGGCCGGTGGTGCGGCGTACTCCCCGGCCGTCGGGGACTGGCGCAGCGCCCGCGCGGACATCTACGAGCGGCTGATCGCCGAGGAACTGGGCGAGGAGGAGAGCGGGGCGTTCCTGGTCTGGGGCGATCCGGCGCTGTACGACAGCACGCTCGGCATCCTGGAGGAGGTGCTGGAGCGGGGCGCGGTGGCGTTCACGTACGAGGTCGTGCCGGGGATCAGCAGTGTCTCGGCGCTGGTCGCGCGGCATCGTACGGGGCTCAACCGGGTCGCGAGGCCGGTGCAGATCACCACGGGGCGGCGGCTCGCCGAGGGGTTTCCGGAGGGGGTCGACGACGTGGTCGTGATGCTCGACGCGCACCAGACGTTCCGGCGGTACGCCGACCAGGACATCGACATCTACTGGGGCGCCTACATAGGCACTCCGGACGAGATCCTCGCCTCCGGCCCGATCGCCGAGACCGCGCCGCGCATCGAACGGCTGCGGGCCGAGGCCCGCGAGCGCAAGGGCTGGATCATGGACACGTATCTGCTGCGCAGGCATCCCGAGGGCTGA
- a CDS encoding sulfite exporter TauE/SafE family protein — translation MDTMTLWNISTGGFAALAFAALLVGFSKTAVSGANTVSLAVFAAVLPARASTGVLLPLLIVGDVLAVLTYRRHAHWPTLWRLFPAVGVGVVFGTLFLVWADDEIVRTSIGAILLMMVAVTLWRRRTVDKDDEPDAVTTRAGRAKARSYGVLGGFTTMVANAGGPVMSMYLLSAGFRKLGFLGTSAFFFLIVNVSKVPFSVGLGLIDGSSLLLDAALALFVLPGALLGKWAVSRINQRVFEQLVIAATVVGGLQLLLR, via the coding sequence ATGGACACGATGACTCTCTGGAACATCTCCACGGGCGGCTTCGCCGCGCTCGCCTTCGCCGCTCTGCTCGTCGGCTTCTCCAAGACCGCCGTGAGCGGCGCGAACACGGTCAGCCTCGCGGTCTTCGCGGCCGTCCTGCCCGCGCGGGCCTCGACGGGCGTACTGCTGCCGCTCCTCATCGTCGGGGACGTGCTGGCCGTGCTCACCTACCGGCGGCACGCCCACTGGCCCACCCTGTGGCGGCTCTTCCCGGCGGTCGGTGTCGGCGTCGTGTTCGGCACACTGTTCCTGGTGTGGGCCGACGACGAGATCGTGCGGACGTCGATCGGCGCGATCCTGCTGATGATGGTGGCGGTCACGCTATGGCGCCGCCGGACCGTCGACAAGGACGACGAACCGGACGCGGTGACCACCCGGGCGGGCCGCGCCAAGGCCCGCTCCTACGGCGTACTCGGCGGCTTCACGACCATGGTCGCCAACGCCGGTGGTCCCGTGATGTCCATGTATCTGCTCTCCGCGGGCTTCCGGAAGCTCGGTTTCCTCGGCACGTCGGCCTTCTTCTTCCTGATCGTCAACGTGTCGAAGGTGCCGTTCAGCGTGGGCCTCGGCCTGATCGACGGCTCCTCGCTGCTACTGGACGCGGCCCTCGCGCTGTTCGTCCTGCCGGGTGCCCTGCTGGGCAAGTGGGCGGTGAGCCGGATCAACCAGCGGGTGTTCGAGCAGTTGGTGATCGCGGCGACCGTGGTGGGCGGTCTGCAACTGCTGCTGCGCTGA
- a CDS encoding GNAT family N-acetyltransferase, with amino-acid sequence MVHQIALRGGGALGTRLLDNPVWAALDGPHADFAERIGRAARYPADVYAFAALADPEDPAAWADLNALVGPATTVRVKGVDTVPAGWDVVGGGQGVQLVDTHLRAEPAPKAVRLGPDDVPEILDLIARTRPGPFLARTVHLGTYLGIRHRGRLIAMAGERLRLPGWTEISAVCTDPAHRGRGLGTRLVRAVAAGIRERGETPFLHAAATNTPAIRLYESIGFTLRRRTTILHVRTPGTDTGAGVL; translated from the coding sequence GTGGTCCACCAGATCGCCCTCCGCGGTGGCGGAGCCCTCGGCACCCGCCTGCTGGACAACCCAGTCTGGGCCGCGCTGGACGGCCCGCACGCCGACTTCGCCGAGCGGATCGGCCGGGCGGCGCGCTACCCGGCGGACGTGTACGCGTTCGCCGCGCTCGCCGACCCGGAGGACCCGGCCGCGTGGGCCGACCTGAACGCACTCGTCGGCCCGGCGACCACCGTACGGGTCAAGGGAGTCGACACCGTCCCCGCCGGGTGGGACGTCGTGGGCGGTGGTCAGGGCGTCCAACTGGTCGACACCCACCTGCGGGCCGAGCCCGCCCCGAAGGCCGTACGGCTCGGCCCGGACGACGTACCGGAGATCCTCGACCTGATCGCCCGCACCAGGCCCGGCCCCTTCCTGGCCCGAACCGTCCACCTCGGCACCTACCTCGGCATCCGGCACCGCGGCCGGCTGATCGCCATGGCCGGCGAACGGCTCCGGCTGCCCGGCTGGACCGAGATCAGCGCCGTCTGCACCGACCCGGCACACCGGGGCCGGGGCCTGGGCACCCGACTGGTGCGCGCGGTCGCGGCGGGCATCAGGGAACGCGGAGAGACCCCGTTCCTGCACGCCGCCGCGACCAACACACCCGCGATCCGGCTGTATGAGTCGATCGGCTTCACCCTGCGCCGTCGGACGACGATCCTCCACGTGCGCACGCCAGGAACAGACACCGGGGCAGGGGTGTTGTGA
- a CDS encoding LLM class flavin-dependent oxidoreductase → MSPSPSPSLHLAVALDGTGWHPASWREPVARPHDLFTAGYWADLVAEAENGLLDFVTIEDGLGPQSSHFLDPDDRTDQVRGRLDAVLVAARVAPLTRHIGIVPTAVVTHTEPFHISKAIATLDYVSTGRAGLRVQITARPNEAAHFGRRTIPRIEAYDSPHARESVTDLFDEAADYVEVVRRLWDSWEDDAEIRDVATGRFIDRDKLHYIDFEGSHFSVKGPSITPRPPQGQPVVTALAHATVPYRLVARQADIGFVTPHDTDQARAIVAEIRAEQRAAGRADEQLHVFGDLVVFLDDDPAEAAARRERLDTLAGEPYTSDARVFTGTPAQLADLLQELATTGLTGFRLRPAVAGHDLPAITRGLVPELQRREVFRTAYEADTLRGLLGLARPANRYAAA, encoded by the coding sequence GTGTCCCCATCTCCCTCCCCCTCCCTGCACCTCGCCGTCGCCCTCGACGGCACCGGATGGCACCCCGCCTCCTGGCGCGAGCCGGTGGCCCGCCCCCATGACCTGTTCACCGCCGGATACTGGGCCGACCTCGTCGCCGAGGCCGAGAACGGTCTTCTCGACTTCGTGACCATCGAGGACGGCCTAGGCCCGCAGTCCTCGCACTTCCTGGACCCGGACGACCGCACCGACCAGGTCCGCGGCCGCCTCGACGCCGTCCTCGTCGCGGCCCGCGTCGCACCGCTCACCCGCCACATAGGGATCGTGCCGACCGCGGTGGTCACCCACACGGAGCCGTTCCACATCTCCAAGGCGATCGCCACCCTCGACTACGTCAGCACAGGCCGCGCCGGACTGCGGGTCCAGATCACCGCCCGCCCGAACGAGGCCGCGCACTTCGGCCGCCGCACGATCCCGCGCATCGAGGCCTACGACAGCCCGCACGCCCGGGAGTCGGTGACGGACCTGTTCGACGAGGCCGCCGACTACGTGGAGGTCGTACGCCGGCTCTGGGACAGCTGGGAGGACGACGCGGAGATCCGGGACGTGGCCACCGGCCGTTTCATCGACCGCGACAAGCTCCACTACATCGACTTCGAGGGCAGCCACTTCAGCGTCAAGGGGCCCTCCATCACACCCAGGCCGCCCCAGGGCCAGCCGGTCGTGACCGCGCTCGCCCACGCCACCGTGCCGTACCGCCTGGTGGCCCGCCAGGCCGACATCGGCTTCGTCACCCCGCACGACACCGACCAGGCCCGGGCGATCGTCGCGGAGATCCGCGCCGAGCAGCGGGCCGCCGGACGCGCCGACGAACAGCTGCACGTCTTCGGCGACCTGGTGGTCTTTCTCGACGACGACCCGGCCGAGGCGGCGGCCCGACGCGAGCGCCTCGACACCCTCGCGGGCGAGCCGTACACCAGCGACGCCCGCGTCTTCACCGGCACGCCCGCCCAACTCGCCGATCTGCTGCAGGAGTTGGCGACAACGGGCCTGACCGGTTTCCGGCTGCGCCCCGCCGTGGCCGGCCACGACCTCCCCGCGATCACCCGGGGCCTCGTTCCCGAACTCCAGCGCCGCGAGGTCTTCCGCACCGCCTACGAGGCCGACACCCTGCGCGGGCTGCTGGGCCTGGCCCGCCCCGCCAACCGCTACGCCGCAGCCTGA
- a CDS encoding alpha/beta hydrolase → MADSREHTFTGTRGAITVREWPKEGPRYVVLLVHGYGEHMGRYEHVADSLVEHGAAVFGPDHMGHGKSEGERVFVDDFEDVVTDVRAVEELTRAAHPGVPVVLIGHSMGGLIASRYAQRYGSGLAALVLSGPVIGTWEVLRVLLAAPKPPEVPLDPTLLSRDPAVGAAYAADPLVWHGPFKRPTMEAFDRTLETIAKEGGIGPLPLLWVHGDDDRIVPLPGSRTGIDVFHGPDWTERVYPGARHEVFNETNKDEVLADVRRFVDRVLAR, encoded by the coding sequence ATGGCCGACTCGCGCGAGCACACGTTCACCGGCACCAGGGGCGCCATCACCGTACGGGAGTGGCCGAAGGAGGGTCCGCGGTACGTCGTCCTGCTGGTGCACGGCTACGGCGAGCACATGGGCCGGTACGAGCATGTGGCCGACTCCCTGGTCGAGCACGGCGCGGCGGTGTTCGGTCCCGACCACATGGGGCACGGGAAGTCAGAGGGCGAGCGTGTGTTCGTCGACGACTTCGAGGACGTCGTCACCGACGTGCGCGCGGTGGAGGAGCTAACCCGGGCCGCCCACCCCGGTGTGCCGGTGGTGCTGATCGGCCACTCCATGGGCGGTCTGATCGCCTCCCGCTACGCCCAGCGGTACGGGTCCGGGCTCGCCGCGCTCGTACTGTCCGGCCCGGTGATCGGCACCTGGGAGGTGCTGCGGGTGCTGCTCGCGGCGCCCAAGCCGCCCGAGGTGCCGCTCGACCCGACCCTCCTCTCGCGCGACCCGGCGGTCGGTGCCGCGTACGCGGCCGATCCCCTGGTCTGGCACGGCCCGTTCAAGCGGCCGACGATGGAGGCGTTCGACCGTACCCTGGAGACCATCGCGAAGGAGGGCGGCATCGGTCCGCTCCCCCTGCTGTGGGTGCACGGCGACGACGACCGGATCGTGCCGCTGCCCGGAAGCCGTACCGGCATCGACGTGTTCCACGGCCCCGACTGGACCGAGCGCGTCTATCCCGGCGCCCGGCACGAGGTGTTCAACGAGACGAACAAGGACGAAGTCCTCGCGGACGTACGGAGGTTCGTGGACCGCGTGCTCGCGCGCTGA
- a CDS encoding HAD-IIA family hydrolase, protein MASTRAVLIDIDGVLTVSWRPLPGAVEALREIREVAGLPVALVTNTTSRTRASIARTLAEAGFEVTADDILTAPAATAAYVAEHFPGARCSLLNSGDIREDLVGVELVDDTDTETVPEVVIVGGAGPEFGYAALNRAFGHLQRGARLVAMHRNPYWRTDHGLQLDSGAFLVGLESAARTEAAITGKPSPAFFEAALTRLGVGAEEALMIGDDIESDVLAAQRTGMTGVLVRTGKYLPETHHAASGSPDHVLDSFADLPALLSRSTHR, encoded by the coding sequence ATGGCTTCGACACGTGCCGTGCTCATCGACATCGACGGCGTGCTGACCGTCTCGTGGCGGCCGCTGCCGGGCGCGGTCGAGGCGCTGCGGGAGATCCGGGAGGTGGCCGGGCTGCCCGTCGCGCTGGTCACCAACACGACGTCCCGTACCCGCGCGTCCATCGCCCGGACCCTCGCGGAGGCCGGGTTCGAGGTGACCGCCGACGACATCCTCACCGCGCCCGCCGCCACCGCCGCGTACGTCGCCGAGCACTTCCCGGGGGCGCGCTGCTCCCTGCTGAACAGCGGTGACATCCGGGAGGACCTCGTCGGCGTGGAGCTCGTCGACGACACCGACACCGAGACCGTGCCGGAGGTGGTGATCGTGGGCGGTGCCGGTCCCGAGTTCGGCTACGCGGCGCTCAACCGGGCCTTCGGGCATCTCCAGCGCGGTGCCCGGCTGGTCGCCATGCACCGCAATCCGTACTGGCGGACGGACCACGGGCTGCAGCTGGACAGCGGCGCGTTCCTCGTGGGGCTGGAGAGCGCCGCCCGCACGGAGGCCGCGATCACGGGGAAGCCGTCGCCCGCCTTCTTCGAGGCGGCGCTGACACGGCTGGGCGTGGGAGCGGAGGAGGCGCTGATGATCGGGGACGACATCGAGTCGGACGTGCTCGCGGCCCAGCGCACCGGTATGACGGGCGTGCTCGTGCGGACCGGCAAGTATCTGCCGGAGACGCATCACGCGGCGAGCGGCAGCCCGGACCATGTCCTGGACTCCTTCGCGGATCTTCCCGCGCTGCTGAGCCGCTCGACACACCGGTAG
- a CDS encoding bifunctional serine/threonine-protein kinase/ABC transporter substrate-binding protein — protein sequence MEPLRTADPSRLGDYRLLRRLGAGGMGVVFLARAPGGAYAAVKVVRASHADDAGFRARFRREIEVARRVDSPWVVPLLDADADAEDPWLATAFVPGPSLAEVLEGHGALSPASVCVLGLRLAEALDAVHRAGLVHRDVKPGNVLLAPDGPRLIDFGIARTPEGTALTSTGVIVGSPGFLSPEQARARGSAIGPPSDVFSLGCVLAFAATGVRPFGGGAAAGMLLRTVYDEPELSGVPESLEPVVRACLDKDPARRPTAVEVGEALDAAGPDDRERWLPEPVTRLIADRSAAVLALGAIEPTRVSAPASTASPNVDAATVTSLKKPEPAAPSTSRRGFLALGSTGAGVLAAAGGAWWWSTRGNRKQGVSASPSSAARTELVVAFQGDLSGTTGEFGRAQLNGARLAVAHVNADTTGSLRLKLRAYDDGGEPDRTLDRATRLVEDERVVAVLGPTTDACFLAAETTYVKAVMPVITVSVGVSPMVRSNLSTLRPDVQLAPTDQLLAAPCRVYLTGSADAREVFLVEDRAEGDFAWTLCNDLERALRRQGRDATVTSVPAGKLDHTALAAQVVAARADAVVFSGGPERAGALASALREAGFSGTGVATQRAFGTRFLKSAGKAADGWGFATTFIDPTATPAARSFTKAYRARYGERPGWYAAEAYDAIMFLARVCATKDSFLTERGAIVRRIRDVDYKGISRTIAYTTDRGYSSDALYLFRAEDGKFDFLGQYLQAKV from the coding sequence ATGGAACCGCTGCGCACCGCCGACCCGTCGCGGCTGGGCGACTACCGCCTGCTGCGACGGCTCGGCGCGGGAGGCATGGGTGTCGTCTTCCTGGCGCGTGCGCCGGGCGGGGCCTACGCAGCGGTCAAGGTCGTACGGGCGTCCCATGCCGACGACGCCGGGTTCCGGGCCCGGTTCCGCCGGGAGATAGAGGTGGCCCGGCGCGTCGACAGCCCCTGGGTGGTGCCACTGCTCGACGCGGACGCCGACGCGGAGGACCCGTGGCTGGCGACCGCGTTCGTACCGGGCCCCTCGCTCGCGGAAGTGCTGGAGGGGCACGGGGCCTTGTCCCCCGCGTCCGTGTGCGTGCTGGGGCTACGGCTGGCCGAGGCACTGGACGCGGTCCACCGGGCGGGGCTCGTCCATCGCGACGTGAAACCGGGCAACGTACTGCTGGCCCCGGACGGACCGCGTCTGATCGACTTCGGTATCGCGCGTACCCCGGAGGGTACGGCGCTCACGTCCACCGGCGTCATCGTGGGCTCACCGGGCTTCCTGTCGCCCGAGCAGGCAAGGGCGCGCGGCTCCGCCATCGGCCCGCCGAGCGACGTGTTCTCGCTGGGCTGTGTCCTGGCCTTCGCCGCGACGGGCGTACGGCCGTTCGGCGGCGGCGCGGCCGCCGGGATGCTGTTGCGCACGGTCTACGACGAGCCGGAGCTGTCCGGCGTCCCGGAGTCGCTGGAGCCGGTCGTACGGGCCTGCCTGGACAAGGATCCGGCGCGCCGGCCGACCGCCGTCGAGGTCGGCGAGGCGCTGGACGCTGCCGGTCCCGACGACCGGGAGCGGTGGCTGCCGGAGCCGGTGACCCGGCTGATCGCGGACCGCTCCGCGGCCGTGCTGGCCCTGGGCGCGATCGAGCCGACGCGGGTGTCCGCCCCGGCCTCGACCGCGTCGCCGAACGTGGACGCGGCGACGGTGACGTCCCTCAAGAAACCGGAGCCCGCCGCCCCGTCCACGAGCCGCCGTGGTTTCCTCGCGCTCGGTTCCACGGGGGCCGGAGTGCTGGCGGCCGCCGGCGGAGCCTGGTGGTGGAGCACCCGGGGCAACCGGAAGCAGGGCGTCAGCGCCTCGCCCTCGTCGGCCGCCCGCACCGAACTCGTCGTGGCCTTCCAGGGCGACCTCTCCGGCACGACCGGCGAGTTCGGCCGCGCTCAGCTCAACGGGGCCCGGCTGGCGGTCGCACACGTCAACGCCGACACCACCGGCTCGCTACGGCTGAAGCTGCGCGCGTACGACGACGGGGGCGAGCCCGACCGGACCCTGGACCGGGCGACCCGGCTGGTGGAGGACGAACGGGTCGTCGCGGTACTGGGCCCGACGACGGACGCGTGCTTCCTGGCCGCGGAGACGACGTACGTCAAAGCCGTGATGCCCGTCATCACCGTGTCGGTGGGCGTGTCTCCGATGGTCAGGTCCAACCTGTCCACCCTCCGTCCGGATGTGCAGCTGGCGCCCACCGACCAGTTGCTCGCCGCCCCGTGCAGGGTCTATCTCACGGGCTCCGCCGACGCACGCGAGGTGTTCCTGGTGGAGGACCGGGCCGAGGGCGACTTCGCCTGGACCCTCTGCAACGACCTCGAACGTGCCCTGCGACGCCAGGGCAGGGACGCGACGGTCACAAGCGTCCCCGCCGGGAAACTCGACCACACCGCGCTCGCCGCGCAGGTCGTCGCGGCCCGCGCGGACGCGGTCGTGTTCAGCGGGGGCCCGGAACGGGCGGGTGCCCTCGCGTCGGCACTGCGGGAGGCCGGGTTCTCCGGAACCGGGGTCGCGACCCAACGCGCCTTCGGCACACGGTTCCTGAAGTCCGCGGGCAAGGCCGCCGACGGCTGGGGCTTCGCCACCACCTTCATCGACCCGACGGCCACCCCGGCGGCCCGCTCCTTCACCAAGGCCTATCGCGCACGGTACGGCGAACGCCCCGGCTGGTACGCGGCGGAGGCGTACGACGCGATCATGTTCCTGGCCCGGGTGTGCGCGACCAAGGACTCCTTCCTGACGGAACGCGGCGCGATCGTGCGCCGTATCCGCGACGTCGACTACAAGGGCATCAGCCGAACCATCGCGTACACCACCGACAGGGGATACAGCAGCGACGCGCTGTACCTGTTCCGGGCCGAGGACGGGAAGTTCGACTTCCTCGGCCAGTACCTGCAGGCGAAGGTGTGA
- a CDS encoding putative leader peptide, producing MTDDEIREAPQRAQHEEVTGVPHILHAVHLHSRPHIDLQRVAGALCCS from the coding sequence GTGACCGACGACGAGATCCGCGAGGCGCCGCAGCGCGCCCAGCACGAGGAGGTGACCGGCGTGCCGCACATCCTCCACGCCGTCCACCTCCACTCCCGGCCCCACATCGATCTCCAGCGCGTGGCCGGCGCGCTCTGTTGCTCCTGA
- a CDS encoding NtaA/DmoA family FMN-dependent monooxygenase (This protein belongs to a clade of FMN-dependent monooxygenases, within a broader family of flavin-dependent oxidoreductases, the luciferase-like monooxygenase (LMM) family, some of whose members use coenzyme F420 rather than FMN.), whose protein sequence is MTKPLKQIHLAAHFPGVNNTTVWSDPKAGSHIEFSSFAHFAQTAERAKFDFLFLAEGLRLREQGGQIYDLDVVGRPDTFTILTALAAVTERLGLTGTINSTFNEPYEVARQFASLDHLSAGRAAWNVVTSWDAFTGENFRRGGFLPQEERYSRAKEFLATTNELFDSWRGNEILADQATGTFLRDAQAGAFVHQGQHFDIQGRFNVPRSPQGRPVIFQAGDSDEGREFAASSADAIFSRYATLDAGQAFYTDVKDRLAKYGRRPDQLLILPAASFVLGDTDAEAEEIAKEVRRQQVSGATAIKHLEWVWNRDLSSYDPDGPLPDIDPLLGEHTVARGRAQVRMYRDPLATAREWRELAAANNWSIRDLVIENSNRQNFVGSAQTIADTIDNYVQADASDGFILVPHITPSGLDDFADTVVPLLQERGVYRTEYEGTTLRDHLGLETPAGTVS, encoded by the coding sequence ATGACCAAGCCCCTGAAGCAGATCCACCTGGCCGCGCACTTCCCCGGTGTCAACAACACCACCGTGTGGAGCGACCCGAAGGCCGGCAGCCACATCGAGTTCAGCTCCTTCGCGCACTTCGCGCAGACCGCCGAACGCGCCAAGTTCGACTTCCTGTTCCTCGCCGAGGGCCTGCGCCTGCGCGAACAGGGCGGGCAGATCTATGACCTGGACGTCGTCGGCCGCCCCGACACCTTCACCATTCTCACCGCGCTCGCCGCCGTCACCGAACGCCTCGGCCTGACCGGCACCATCAACTCCACCTTCAACGAGCCGTACGAGGTGGCCCGCCAGTTCGCGAGCCTCGACCACCTCTCCGCCGGCCGCGCCGCCTGGAACGTCGTCACGTCCTGGGACGCCTTCACCGGCGAGAACTTCCGCCGGGGCGGCTTTCTCCCCCAGGAAGAGCGCTACTCCCGCGCCAAGGAGTTCCTCGCGACGACGAACGAACTCTTCGACTCCTGGCGCGGAAACGAGATTCTCGCCGACCAGGCGACGGGAACCTTCCTGCGGGACGCACAGGCCGGCGCCTTCGTCCATCAGGGGCAACACTTCGACATCCAGGGCCGGTTCAACGTCCCGCGCTCCCCGCAGGGCCGCCCCGTCATCTTCCAGGCGGGCGACTCCGACGAGGGCCGCGAGTTCGCCGCCTCGTCCGCCGACGCCATCTTCAGCCGGTACGCCACGCTCGACGCGGGCCAGGCGTTCTACACCGACGTAAAGGACCGTCTCGCCAAGTACGGCCGCCGCCCCGACCAGCTGCTCATCCTGCCCGCCGCGAGCTTCGTCCTCGGCGACACCGACGCCGAGGCCGAGGAGATCGCCAAGGAGGTGCGCCGACAGCAGGTCAGCGGCGCCACCGCCATCAAGCACCTGGAGTGGGTCTGGAACCGGGACCTGTCCTCGTACGACCCCGACGGACCGCTCCCGGACATCGACCCCCTGCTCGGCGAACACACCGTCGCGCGCGGCCGGGCCCAGGTACGCATGTACCGGGACCCGCTGGCCACGGCCCGTGAGTGGCGCGAGCTGGCGGCCGCCAACAACTGGTCGATCCGCGACCTCGTCATCGAGAACAGCAACCGCCAGAACTTCGTCGGCTCCGCGCAGACCATCGCGGACACCATCGACAACTACGTCCAGGCCGACGCGAGCGACGGCTTCATCCTCGTCCCTCACATCACCCCGAGCGGCCTCGACGACTTCGCGGACACGGTGGTCCCCCTGCTCCAGGAGCGGGGCGTGTACCGCACGGAGTACGAGGGCACGACCCTCCGCGACCACCTGGGCCTGGAGACGCCGGCCGGGACGGTGTCCTGA
- a CDS encoding DUF309 domain-containing protein yields the protein MGTTSAGGADRRRDRDTEGRARSARPRDGLGRPLPYGSNGVERQPEGVVRKPEETVAEAQALLEAGKPFHAHEVFEDAWKSGPEEERALWRGMAQLAVGLTHAARGNAQGGARLLRRGAGAVEEWGARGGQPCPYGVELAALGAWARELAGVVERDGEPVDARAWAPRLNGGGGA from the coding sequence ATGGGTACGACATCGGCAGGCGGAGCGGATCGGCGGCGGGACCGGGACACGGAGGGGCGGGCGCGGAGCGCGCGGCCCCGGGACGGGCTGGGGCGGCCGTTGCCGTACGGCTCGAACGGTGTGGAGCGGCAGCCGGAGGGGGTCGTCCGGAAACCGGAGGAGACCGTCGCCGAGGCGCAGGCACTGCTGGAGGCGGGGAAGCCGTTCCACGCGCACGAGGTGTTCGAGGACGCCTGGAAGTCGGGTCCGGAGGAGGAGCGGGCCCTGTGGCGGGGCATGGCGCAGCTCGCGGTCGGCCTCACCCATGCGGCGCGCGGCAACGCCCAGGGCGGGGCACGGCTGCTGCGGCGCGGCGCCGGGGCGGTCGAGGAGTGGGGGGCGCGCGGTGGGCAGCCGTGTCCGTACGGCGTGGAGCTGGCGGCGCTGGGGGCCTGGGCGCGGGAGTTGGCCGGGGTGGTCGAGCGGGACGGGGAGCCGGTGGACGCGCGGGCCTGGGCTCCGCGGTTGAACGGGGGCGGCGGCGCGTAG